In Armatimonadota bacterium, one DNA window encodes the following:
- a CDS encoding HAD family phosphatase: MIKGILFDLDGTLIDSEPWHKKAELEAFHAMGLAIEKEDISMYVGTTLPRMLEDLNARFSSSLTVESFTKTQKPILSGYIARQIQVFPDVLPFLPRIRERRAAIVTSSVEWYVEAVRKRFAGEIGHLFETLVCERDVVFGKPHPEPFLLGASRLGLETCDCAAFEDSVNGVRSAKAAGCYVIGVDRERHGHLVEAEEVVGSLADVRL; this comes from the coding sequence TTGATCAAAGGCATCCTATTCGACCTCGACGGCACCCTCATCGACTCCGAACCCTGGCATAAAAAGGCCGAATTGGAGGCGTTCCATGCGATGGGTCTCGCCATCGAGAAGGAGGACATTTCGATGTATGTCGGCACGACTTTACCGAGGATGCTCGAAGACCTCAATGCCAGGTTCAGCAGTTCACTGACGGTTGAAAGCTTCACCAAGACCCAAAAACCGATCCTCAGCGGCTACATCGCGCGGCAGATCCAGGTATTCCCGGACGTTTTGCCCTTCTTGCCCAGGATAAGAGAGAGGAGGGCGGCAATCGTCACCTCGTCGGTGGAGTGGTATGTCGAGGCTGTCCGCAAGAGGTTTGCCGGCGAGATCGGGCACTTGTTTGAGACCCTGGTCTGCGAGCGCGACGTGGTCTTTGGCAAGCCGCACCCTGAGCCCTTCTTGCTGGGGGCAAGCAGGCTCGGTCTTGAGACGTGTGACTGCGCCGCTTTCGAGGATTCCGTGAATGGAGTCAGAAGCGCAAAGGCCGCAGGGTGCTACGTCATCGGAGTGGATCGCGAGCGCCACGGCCACCTGGTTGAGGCGGAAGAGGTGGTGGGTTCGCTCGCGGATGTCAGGCTATGA
- a CDS encoding DUF5615 family PIN-like protein has protein sequence MKIKLDENIPINVASSFGAIHEVDSVLSEGLQGHDDSAIWAAAQADGRFLITQDLDFSDLRAYLPGTHAGILLLRLRSPSRAAMIARVTEISEMEDFPNWEGCFVVATDSKTRVRRPS, from the coding sequence GTGAAGATCAAGCTGGACGAGAACATCCCAATCAACGTCGCGTCTTCATTTGGCGCGATCCACGAAGTTGATTCAGTCCTTTCGGAAGGGCTCCAAGGCCACGACGACTCTGCGATTTGGGCCGCTGCCCAAGCGGATGGACGGTTCCTGATAACTCAAGACTTGGATTTCTCGGACCTGCGAGCCTATCTCCCTGGGACTCACGCGGGCATTTTGCTTCTTCGGCTACGCAGTCCCTCGCGGGCTGCGATGATCGCACGGGTCACCGAGATTTCGGAGATGGAGGACTTCCCAAACTGGGAGGGGTGTTTCGTGGTCGCGACAGACTCGAAAACTCGTGTTCGGAGACCAAGCTAG
- a CDS encoding DUF1553 domain-containing protein produces the protein MVLGRSILSFAGLGLFAVGVFCSAVGEGVGRQQSAPEGGSGALFRTQATASSHRALTSVSSLGSTELMATSVPALDEGRDASADEPIEFNRDIRPILSLCFTCHGPAAGDGVAGLRLDSFEGATKKLEDGKQAIVPGNPDASELVRRVEATDEAILMPPPSSHKVLTAADKANLRRWILEGAKYKPHWAFVKPVRPPLPTVKNTKWARSSIDRFVLARLEHGGLKPEPEAEKGRLLRRVSLDLTGIPPTPAELDAFLSDQSSRAYEKAVDRLLASPRYGERMAMDWMDYARYADSNGYQADYERYQWRWRDWVIDAFNGNMPYDQFTVWQIAGDLLPNATMEQKLATGFNRNHRINTEGGVIAEEWRVENVIDRVETTSAIWLGLTSGCARCHDHKYDPLTQRDFYRMFAFYNNVPETGSGEERPINHPPTLKTPTAAQSAELARLTALIDKNAKWMSGRAAANRARSASWALAPEKPLKTAGQLSQVRLSATSGLKTEGKVQFEPGRATGSAALSEGGFIDLGDAGASFEKDTPFSYGGWVKPANGEGAPFARMDSGNAFRGWECSLVGGRPQAHLINRWPENALKIAAKNTIPNGKWTHLFFTYDGSMKAKGFRMYVNGKAVETTVENDRLSETIKTGVSTKLGRRTNSEQFAGSVDGFAWCDAEMTPAEVAQLAAAHPARPLLAIPKEKRSKEQSEEVARLWSLDNDKAFAKTAAESESAQEDLRKLEASIPTTMVLEEMPKSRDCYVLERGQYDKHGEPVEAGLPSWLPNMPSGAPNNRLGFAQWIVSPENPLTARVTVNRLWERFFGNGLVSTVEDFGTRAEYPSHPELLDWLATELVRLKWNLKAFIKEIVMSRAYRQSSAISEEKLEKDPQNRLISRGPRFRLPGEVIRDQALFVSGLLAEKLGGPSVYPYMPEAVWDETNFYGNLRNYKHASGPNLYRRSLYTIWKRTAAPPNMLLFDVPAREACRVRRARTDTPLQALTLMNDQTFVEASRVLAQKMMEEGGATPELRITYAYRRVLSRDPSKAELRVLTANLAARTDRYRKDPKAARRLLIAGDAPLNLSLDQAELAAYTLTASALLNLDETVTKE, from the coding sequence GTGGTTCTTGGGAGATCGATTTTGTCCTTCGCGGGGCTTGGGCTCTTTGCCGTGGGGGTGTTCTGTTCTGCGGTCGGAGAAGGGGTTGGCAGGCAGCAGAGCGCGCCAGAAGGCGGGAGCGGCGCGTTGTTCCGAACGCAGGCGACAGCCTCCTCTCACCGAGCCTTGACGTCGGTCTCTTCTCTGGGGTCCACAGAGCTCATGGCTACTTCGGTACCGGCCCTCGACGAAGGACGCGACGCATCTGCCGACGAGCCGATCGAGTTCAACCGCGACATCCGCCCAATCCTCAGCCTCTGTTTCACCTGTCACGGGCCCGCCGCAGGTGACGGAGTCGCCGGACTGCGGCTCGACAGCTTCGAGGGCGCAACGAAAAAACTGGAGGACGGCAAGCAGGCCATCGTCCCCGGCAATCCTGACGCCAGCGAGCTTGTGCGCCGGGTCGAGGCCACCGACGAAGCGATTCTGATGCCCCCGCCATCGAGCCATAAGGTGCTGACGGCAGCCGACAAAGCCAACCTCCGCCGATGGATTCTGGAGGGCGCCAAGTACAAACCGCACTGGGCCTTCGTCAAACCGGTTCGCCCACCGCTTCCCACCGTCAAGAACACGAAGTGGGCCCGAAGCTCGATCGACCGGTTCGTGCTTGCCCGCCTGGAGCATGGAGGGCTCAAGCCGGAACCTGAAGCCGAAAAGGGCAGGCTCCTAAGGCGCGTGAGCCTTGACCTCACCGGCATTCCGCCCACACCGGCAGAGCTCGATGCCTTCTTGAGCGACCAGAGCTCCAGGGCCTATGAGAAGGCAGTGGACCGTCTATTGGCCTCGCCAAGGTACGGCGAGCGCATGGCCATGGATTGGATGGACTATGCCCGCTATGCCGACAGCAACGGTTATCAGGCCGACTACGAGCGCTATCAGTGGCGCTGGCGCGATTGGGTAATCGACGCCTTCAACGGCAACATGCCCTATGACCAATTCACGGTCTGGCAGATCGCCGGCGACCTGCTGCCAAACGCAACCATGGAGCAGAAACTCGCGACCGGGTTCAACCGCAACCACCGGATCAACACCGAAGGCGGCGTGATCGCAGAGGAGTGGCGCGTCGAGAACGTGATCGACCGCGTCGAAACCACGAGCGCCATCTGGCTCGGACTGACCTCGGGATGCGCCCGCTGCCACGACCACAAGTACGACCCCCTGACGCAGCGGGACTTCTATCGGATGTTCGCCTTCTACAACAATGTCCCAGAAACCGGATCCGGCGAAGAGCGCCCGATCAACCACCCGCCAACGCTCAAAACGCCCACCGCGGCACAGTCCGCCGAATTGGCGAGGCTCACGGCGCTGATCGACAAGAACGCGAAGTGGATGTCCGGCAGAGCAGCGGCGAACCGGGCGAGATCGGCAAGCTGGGCTCTGGCCCCGGAGAAGCCATTGAAGACTGCAGGGCAGCTAAGCCAGGTTCGTCTGAGCGCGACATCGGGACTAAAGACGGAGGGGAAGGTTCAGTTCGAACCCGGGAGAGCCACAGGCTCCGCAGCGCTATCGGAGGGAGGCTTCATCGATCTGGGCGATGCCGGAGCTTCCTTCGAAAAGGACACGCCGTTTTCCTATGGCGGTTGGGTGAAGCCGGCAAACGGCGAAGGCGCGCCGTTTGCACGGATGGACTCCGGGAACGCCTTTCGCGGCTGGGAGTGCTCGCTCGTCGGGGGCCGTCCCCAGGCGCACTTGATCAACCGATGGCCCGAAAACGCACTCAAGATCGCCGCCAAGAACACGATCCCGAACGGCAAGTGGACCCATCTTTTCTTCACCTACGATGGCAGCATGAAAGCGAAGGGCTTCCGGATGTACGTGAACGGGAAGGCGGTCGAGACGACCGTCGAGAACGACAGGCTCAGCGAGACGATCAAGACCGGGGTCTCCACCAAGCTTGGGCGAAGAACCAACTCCGAGCAGTTTGCAGGTTCGGTGGACGGGTTTGCCTGGTGCGACGCCGAAATGACGCCGGCAGAGGTTGCCCAACTTGCGGCAGCGCATCCGGCACGACCCCTCCTGGCCATACCGAAGGAGAAGCGCAGCAAGGAGCAATCGGAGGAGGTCGCCCGCCTGTGGTCGCTCGACAATGATAAGGCGTTCGCCAAGACCGCAGCGGAATCGGAATCGGCCCAGGAGGACTTACGCAAGCTCGAAGCGAGCATTCCCACGACGATGGTGCTCGAAGAGATGCCGAAATCGCGGGATTGCTATGTGCTGGAGCGTGGCCAATACGACAAGCACGGAGAGCCAGTGGAAGCCGGCCTCCCATCGTGGCTGCCCAACATGCCAAGCGGCGCTCCGAACAACCGGCTCGGATTCGCGCAATGGATCGTGTCGCCGGAGAACCCGCTGACGGCCCGAGTGACTGTGAACAGGCTTTGGGAGCGGTTCTTCGGGAACGGACTCGTGAGCACGGTCGAGGATTTCGGCACACGCGCCGAATACCCGTCGCACCCCGAACTGCTCGATTGGCTCGCGACGGAACTGGTGCGGCTGAAATGGAACCTTAAGGCGTTCATCAAAGAGATCGTGATGAGCCGGGCTTACCGGCAGTCCTCTGCCATTAGCGAGGAAAAGCTCGAAAAGGACCCGCAAAACCGGCTCATCTCGCGGGGACCTAGATTTCGGCTTCCTGGAGAGGTGATCCGGGATCAGGCGCTGTTCGTGAGCGGCCTGCTTGCGGAGAAGCTCGGCGGGCCGTCGGTCTATCCATACATGCCCGAAGCAGTCTGGGACGAAACGAACTTCTACGGAAACCTGAGGAACTACAAGCACGCATCCGGGCCCAACCTTTATCGCCGCAGCCTCTACACCATTTGGAAGCGCACGGCCGCCCCACCCAACATGCTGCTGTTCGACGTGCCGGCGCGAGAGGCTTGCCGCGTCCGTCGCGCCCGAACAGACACGCCACTTCAAGCGCTCACGCTCATGAACGACCAGACCTTCGTGGAGGCCTCGCGGGTCCTGGCTCAAAAGATGATGGAGGAGGGGGGAGCGACGCCAGAGTTGAGGATCACGTACGCGTATCGGCGCGTGCTGTCGAGGGACCCCTCTAAGGCGGAACTCAGAGTCCTGACGGCGAATCTGGCGGCTCGGACAGATCGGTATCGCAAGGACCCAAAGGCGGCAAGAAGGCTCCTCATCGCCGGAGACGCGCCGCTAAATCTGAGCCTCGACCAAGCAGAATTGGCCGCCTACACGCTGACCGCAAGCGCGCTCCTCAACCTGGACGAGACGGTGACCAAGGAATAG
- a CDS encoding LacI family DNA-binding transcriptional regulator, which translates to MATTIKDIAKRLNISISTVSYALNDSGRPVPAELRERVRAVAREMNYRPNRLARSMITGKNNVIGIVPPEMYDNLFLSPYLQLALNGITNEAGHRHQDLLVYTRFSETSGHEVGEAILDGRVDGAIFVSPYVGQNAVLSVANAGLPCVTMAGIPQGGVVNLGIDNEGGMSKIVRHLIDLGHTRIAHITGLLTMEDALLRLKGYQETLYRQKLRVRDEYVVRGRFEIDGGYRAMKELLDLPVPPTAVCCANDEMAIGAIHAASEAGLKVPEDISISGFDMTPTSATVNPPITTVRQPITKLGTLAVQCLLRLVDGDKDVEDIVLDTEFIERGSTAPPRRTP; encoded by the coding sequence ATGGCGACGACAATCAAGGATATAGCGAAGAGGCTCAATATCTCGATCAGCACGGTGAGTTACGCGCTGAACGATTCGGGGCGGCCCGTTCCGGCAGAGCTTCGAGAGCGAGTACGAGCAGTCGCTCGCGAGATGAACTATCGTCCGAACCGCCTCGCGCGGTCGATGATCACCGGCAAGAACAACGTCATCGGTATCGTGCCGCCGGAGATGTACGACAACCTGTTCCTGAGCCCTTACCTCCAGCTCGCCCTGAACGGGATCACCAACGAAGCCGGCCACCGCCATCAGGACCTTCTCGTCTACACCAGGTTCAGCGAGACGAGCGGGCACGAAGTCGGCGAGGCGATCCTCGATGGCCGCGTTGACGGCGCGATTTTCGTGTCCCCCTATGTTGGCCAGAACGCCGTTCTCAGCGTCGCCAACGCAGGTCTTCCCTGCGTCACCATGGCAGGCATCCCTCAGGGCGGCGTGGTGAACTTAGGCATCGACAACGAGGGCGGTATGTCGAAGATCGTCCGCCACCTTATCGACCTGGGGCACACGCGCATCGCCCACATCACCGGCCTTCTGACGATGGAGGACGCACTCCTCAGGCTCAAAGGCTATCAAGAAACGCTCTATCGGCAAAAGCTCCGCGTCCGCGATGAGTACGTCGTGCGGGGCCGCTTCGAGATCGACGGAGGGTACCGAGCCATGAAAGAACTGCTCGACCTTCCCGTCCCTCCCACGGCGGTCTGCTGCGCCAACGACGAGATGGCCATCGGCGCCATCCATGCGGCCAGCGAAGCGGGTCTGAAGGTCCCCGAAGACATCTCCATTTCGGGCTTCGACATGACCCCCACGAGCGCCACGGTCAACCCACCAATCACGACCGTGCGCCAGCCGATCACAAAGCTTGGCACCCTTGCCGTTCAATGCCTGCTCAGGCTTGTGGATGGGGACAAGGATGTCGAGGACATTGTCTTAGATACGGAGTTTATTGAACGCGGTTCGACCGCACCGCCTCGGAGGACACCCTAG
- a CDS encoding YjbQ family protein, protein MKSETAYLTFQTQQREEFVCITEEVARVVGKSGILEGFCLVSAMHITSAVYVNDLEHGLIEDIKEWLRGLAPTKDYRHHRTGEDNGEAHLKNLVLHHQVILPITSGRLDLGPWQQVFYAEFDGQRRKRVIVKAIGE, encoded by the coding sequence ATGAAGTCCGAGACCGCTTACCTGACCTTTCAGACCCAACAGAGGGAGGAGTTCGTCTGCATTACTGAGGAGGTCGCCCGGGTCGTAGGCAAGTCCGGGATTCTAGAGGGGTTTTGCCTCGTGAGCGCCATGCACATCACCTCCGCGGTCTATGTGAACGACCTCGAGCACGGCCTGATCGAGGACATCAAGGAGTGGCTGCGGGGCCTTGCTCCCACCAAGGACTATCGCCACCACCGGACCGGCGAGGACAACGGCGAGGCGCACCTAAAGAACCTGGTCTTGCATCACCAGGTGATCCTCCCCATCACCTCTGGGCGGCTTGACCTTGGACCCTGGCAGCAGGTGTTCTATGCCGAATTCGATGGGCAACGCCGCAAGCGCGTGATCGTAAAGGCAATTGGTGAATGA
- a CDS encoding DUF1501 domain-containing protein: MKNDFQLQDQFNRRTFLKRTGGVGLAALASLLVREGWAETGPRSEARSLLGPRDEGTKGLRDVGTDPNPTPRTLNPSEGGLPGLPHFPAKAKRVIYLFQSGAPSQIDLYDPKPQLKERFREDLPASVRMGQRLTGMTSGQKAFPVAPGIFGAKTFGQSGLTISELLPNIGGIADEICMIRSMFTDAINHDPAVTFVQTGHQLAGRPSMGSWLSYGLGTMNRDLPTYVVLTSIGRGRQDDQPLYDRLWGSGFIPTQHQGVKFRNTGDPVLFLSDPHGIDRQTRREMLDELMGLNKIQRTATGDPEVDTRISQYELAFRMQASVPELLDISTEPSAVLEMYGPDVHRKGSYAYNCLLARRLAERGVRFVQLFHMGWDHHFDLPRMVRGQAQDTDIPSSALIKDLKQRGMLDDTLVVWGGEFGRTVYSQGDLTETNYGRDHHPRCFSIWMAGGGIKPGMSYGQTDDYSYNIAENPVSMHDLHATMLHLLGVDHERLTFKYLGRDFRLTDVSGEVPSAILK, encoded by the coding sequence ATGAAAAACGACTTTCAGCTTCAAGACCAGTTCAACCGCCGAACCTTCCTCAAGCGAACCGGCGGCGTGGGTCTGGCTGCCCTGGCGTCATTGCTCGTGAGGGAAGGGTGGGCCGAGACAGGTCCGAGGTCCGAGGCTCGAAGCTTGCTGGGACCAAGAGACGAAGGGACGAAGGGACTGAGGGACGTAGGCACAGACCCAAACCCCACACCCCGAACCCTAAACCCTTCCGAGGGCGGCCTCCCAGGATTGCCGCACTTTCCCGCAAAGGCCAAGCGGGTCATCTATCTGTTCCAGTCCGGCGCGCCGAGCCAGATCGACCTGTACGACCCGAAGCCACAGCTCAAAGAGCGCTTCAGAGAAGACCTTCCGGCGAGCGTGCGTATGGGCCAGCGCCTGACCGGCATGACTAGCGGGCAGAAGGCGTTCCCAGTCGCGCCGGGCATTTTCGGTGCCAAGACCTTTGGGCAGAGCGGGCTCACGATCAGCGAATTGCTCCCGAACATCGGCGGGATCGCCGACGAGATTTGCATGATCCGGTCGATGTTCACCGACGCGATCAACCACGATCCGGCCGTCACGTTTGTACAGACCGGGCACCAGCTTGCGGGCCGACCCAGCATGGGGTCCTGGCTCAGCTACGGGCTCGGGACGATGAACCGCGACCTCCCGACCTACGTGGTGCTCACCAGCATCGGGCGGGGAAGGCAAGACGATCAGCCGCTCTATGACCGGTTATGGGGCTCGGGGTTCATCCCGACCCAGCACCAAGGGGTCAAGTTCCGAAACACCGGCGACCCCGTTCTGTTCCTCTCCGATCCTCACGGCATCGATCGTCAAACGCGGCGCGAAATGCTCGATGAGCTGATGGGGCTCAACAAGATTCAGCGGACCGCCACCGGCGACCCTGAAGTGGACACCCGAATTTCGCAGTACGAGCTGGCATTCAGGATGCAGGCGTCCGTGCCAGAGCTTCTCGACATCTCCACCGAGCCCAGCGCCGTGTTGGAGATGTACGGCCCCGACGTCCATCGAAAGGGTAGCTATGCTTACAACTGCCTGCTCGCAAGGCGCTTGGCAGAGCGTGGCGTCCGGTTCGTTCAGCTTTTCCACATGGGGTGGGACCACCACTTCGACCTTCCCAGGATGGTGAGGGGCCAGGCCCAAGACACCGATATACCGTCCTCGGCGCTGATCAAGGACCTGAAGCAGCGGGGGATGCTCGACGACACTCTGGTCGTGTGGGGCGGCGAGTTTGGGAGAACGGTCTACTCGCAGGGCGACCTGACAGAGACGAATTACGGCCGCGACCACCACCCGCGCTGCTTCTCCATTTGGATGGCCGGCGGCGGCATCAAGCCGGGCATGAGCTACGGGCAGACCGACGATTACAGCTACAACATCGCTGAGAACCCGGTCAGCATGCACGACCTGCATGCGACGATGCTGCACCTTTTGGGGGTCGACCATGAGCGCCTAACCTTCAAGTACCTCGGCCGCGACTTCCGGCTCACGGACGTGAGCGGGGAAGTGCCGAGCGCGATTCTGAAGTAG
- a CDS encoding DUF433 domain-containing protein yields the protein MNPNSYLSRDPKVCGGETVFKGTRVLLRTVLASLAEGDREEDLLEAFPTLTVDHIRAAVAFAANSALEDQPVPAVPQVR from the coding sequence ATGAATCCCAACAGCTATCTTAGCCGAGACCCGAAGGTATGCGGAGGCGAAACCGTGTTCAAGGGCACAAGGGTGCTGCTTCGGACGGTCTTGGCGAGCCTAGCCGAAGGGGACCGGGAAGAGGATCTGCTGGAAGCATTCCCTACGCTCACAGTGGACCACATTCGTGCGGCAGTCGCATTCGCCGCAAATTCGGCGCTAGAGGATCAGCCCGTGCCGGCGGTGCCCCAAGTCCGGTGA
- a CDS encoding heavy metal translocating P-type ATPase: MAKPKGHIDPVCSMTVEPVEDTPKSTYQEKDYYFCCAGCKTKFDADPERYLDPEKRKAADEAEAKAAEGDTRVYICPMCPEIRQIGPGPCPKCGMALEPEEVSLELTKQVYVCPMHPEVVQDGPGNCPKCGMALEPREIEIEEKNPELEDMSRRFWAGLAFTVPILVIAMGPMVGLDLFPHNARAGAAIQALFATWAMWNGKPFFERAWVSLKLRSPNMFTLIGIGTAVAYLHSLIATVAPGLFPASFRDHMGAVPVYFESAAVILTLVALGQVMELKARSQTGTAIRALLGLAPKTARRVAADGKEEDVPLRDLQVGDLLRVRPGEKVPVDGVVTEGQSAVDESMLTGESLPVSKREGDDVVGGTLNGSGGFVMRAERLGKDTLLAQIVKLVSEAQRSRAPIQTVADRVSAIFVPAVVLSAALSFVCWAVWGPEPKLAYAILNAVAVLIIACPCALGLATPMSIMVGTGRGAQAGVLVKDAHALELMERVDTLVLDKTGTLTVGKPKVAAILQAGTISSQEVLALASGLERSSEHPLAAAILEAAATQGVEPSAVQDFSSLTGLGLKGTLNGAPVALGNLALLESLAIEPGDLARLALELQAKGQTTVFVCRDGAVIGLIGVEDPIKPDAAALLAHLAELGIEPVMLTGDAQGVAEAVASKLGLRQFRANQRPEDKAKVIQELRQAGKVVAMAGDGVNDAPGLAAADVGIAMGTGTDVAIHTSAITLVKGELSGILRARKLSRAVMSNIRLNLIWAFGYNTLGVPLAAGVLYPFFGVLLSPMIAAAAMSLSSVSVIANALRLRSVRL; the protein is encoded by the coding sequence ATGGCCAAACCCAAGGGACATATCGACCCGGTCTGCTCGATGACCGTCGAACCTGTGGAAGACACGCCAAAGTCCACCTATCAGGAAAAGGACTATTACTTCTGCTGCGCCGGCTGCAAAACGAAGTTCGACGCCGACCCGGAACGCTACCTCGACCCCGAAAAACGGAAAGCAGCCGATGAAGCCGAGGCCAAGGCTGCCGAAGGCGACACCCGTGTCTATATCTGTCCGATGTGCCCCGAGATTCGCCAAATTGGACCTGGCCCCTGCCCCAAGTGCGGCATGGCGCTGGAACCCGAAGAGGTCTCGCTAGAGCTCACCAAACAGGTCTATGTCTGCCCGATGCACCCGGAGGTGGTTCAAGACGGGCCGGGCAACTGCCCGAAATGCGGCATGGCGCTCGAACCGCGCGAAATCGAGATCGAAGAGAAGAACCCGGAACTCGAAGACATGAGCCGCCGGTTCTGGGCCGGTCTTGCCTTTACCGTTCCGATCCTCGTGATCGCCATGGGCCCGATGGTCGGCCTCGACCTCTTCCCGCACAACGCCCGCGCCGGTGCGGCGATCCAGGCGCTCTTTGCCACCTGGGCCATGTGGAACGGCAAGCCGTTTTTTGAGCGGGCATGGGTTTCCCTGAAGCTGCGAAGCCCGAATATGTTCACCCTTATCGGGATCGGAACGGCCGTGGCCTATCTGCACAGCCTGATCGCAACCGTTGCCCCAGGGCTCTTCCCTGCATCGTTTCGCGACCACATGGGCGCCGTCCCGGTCTATTTCGAGTCTGCAGCGGTGATTCTGACCCTTGTCGCTTTGGGACAGGTCATGGAGTTGAAAGCGCGCTCCCAAACCGGCACCGCGATCCGGGCCCTATTGGGCCTGGCGCCCAAAACCGCCAGGCGGGTGGCCGCCGACGGAAAGGAAGAAGATGTGCCTTTGCGCGACCTTCAAGTCGGCGACCTCCTGCGTGTTCGCCCAGGGGAGAAAGTACCGGTCGATGGTGTCGTCACGGAAGGCCAAAGCGCCGTCGACGAATCGATGCTGACCGGCGAGTCGCTTCCGGTCTCAAAGCGCGAGGGTGACGACGTCGTCGGAGGAACCCTCAACGGCAGCGGAGGATTCGTGATGCGCGCAGAACGCCTTGGAAAGGACACGCTGCTGGCACAGATCGTCAAGCTGGTCAGCGAGGCCCAGCGATCGCGGGCGCCCATCCAAACGGTTGCCGATCGCGTCTCCGCGATCTTCGTGCCGGCTGTGGTGCTGAGTGCGGCCCTAAGCTTTGTTTGCTGGGCCGTCTGGGGGCCGGAGCCCAAGCTCGCGTATGCGATCCTGAACGCCGTCGCCGTCCTCATCATCGCCTGCCCCTGTGCTCTGGGATTGGCGACGCCGATGTCGATCATGGTGGGCACGGGGCGCGGAGCCCAGGCAGGCGTGCTTGTCAAGGACGCTCACGCCCTAGAACTCATGGAGCGAGTCGACACGTTGGTCTTGGACAAAACCGGCACGCTCACCGTCGGCAAACCAAAGGTGGCGGCCATTCTCCAGGCAGGCACCATCAGCTCGCAAGAGGTTCTCGCCTTGGCCTCGGGACTTGAAAGATCGAGCGAGCATCCGCTCGCCGCAGCCATCCTTGAAGCAGCCGCCACCCAGGGCGTCGAGCCCAGCGCGGTTCAGGACTTCTCATCCCTGACGGGTTTGGGGCTCAAAGGCACCCTTAACGGCGCGCCTGTTGCCCTTGGCAACCTGGCGCTGCTCGAATCTCTCGCCATTGAGCCCGGGGATCTGGCCCGGTTGGCCCTAGAGCTGCAGGCGAAGGGACAAACCACCGTCTTCGTCTGTCGCGACGGGGCTGTTATCGGCCTCATCGGGGTCGAGGACCCGATCAAGCCTGATGCTGCGGCCCTACTCGCTCACCTCGCTGAACTCGGCATCGAGCCGGTGATGCTCACGGGAGACGCCCAGGGAGTGGCTGAGGCTGTCGCCTCGAAGCTCGGCCTGCGCCAATTCCGAGCAAACCAGCGGCCCGAGGACAAGGCGAAGGTCATTCAGGAGCTGCGCCAAGCAGGAAAAGTGGTTGCCATGGCCGGCGATGGCGTAAACGATGCTCCGGGACTCGCTGCGGCAGACGTGGGCATCGCGATGGGAACGGGCACCGACGTGGCCATCCATACTTCCGCGATTACGCTGGTCAAAGGCGAGTTGAGTGGCATCCTAAGAGCGCGGAAGTTGAGTCGCGCCGTGATGTCGAACATTCGGCTCAATCTCATTTGGGCGTTCGGCTACAACACGCTCGGCGTTCCTCTGGCGGCCGGTGTTCTCTATCCTTTCTTCGGCGTCCTCCTGAGTCCGATGATTGCGGCAGCGGCCATGAGCCTCAGCTCCGTGAGCGTCATCGCGAATGCTTTGCGGCTTAGGAGCGTACGCCTTTAG